One segment of Ipomoea triloba cultivar NCNSP0323 chromosome 12, ASM357664v1 DNA contains the following:
- the LOC115998171 gene encoding cell division cycle 20.1, cofactor of APC complex-like, with the protein MDAGLRNSISSNKTQYRFPLQEEYLQRKNSGENWDRFIPNRSAMDFDYAHYMVTKGKENPDNSSPSREAYRKRLAEALNMNRTRILAFKNKPPTPVKGIVDEFSSAAYQAKPTKPKRHIPQTSERTLDAPDIVDDYYLNLLDWGSSNVLSIALGSTVYLWDASDGSTSELVTIDDENGPVTSVKWAPDGRHVAIGLNNSDVQLWDTTSNRLLRTLRGGHQSRVGALDWNNHILTTGGMDGLVNNNDVRVRAPIVETYRGHHQEVCGLKWSASGQQLASGGNDNLLHIWDRSTATSNSSTKWLHRLEDHTAAVKALAWCPFQGNLLASGGGGGDRCIKFWNSHTGACVNSVDTGSQVCALLWSKNERELLSSHGFTQNQLTLWKYPSMVKMAELTGHTSRVLFMAQSPDGCTVASAAGDETLRFWNVFGTPEVAKQAPKSNPEPFAHINRIR; encoded by the exons ATGGATGCAGGATTAAGGAACTCTATTTCTTCAAACAAGACTCAATACCGTTTCCCTCTTCAGGAAGAGTATCTTCAGAGAAAAAATTCCGGTGAAAAT tGGGATAGGTTTATTCCAAATAGATCAGCAATGGATTTCGACTATGCACATTATATGGTGACGAAAGGTAAGGAAAATCCAGACAACAGCTCACCATCCAGAGAGGCATATAGAAAGCGGTTAGCGGAGGCTTTGAACATGAACAGGACAAGGATCCTTGCATTTAAGAACAAACCACCCACCCCTGTTAAGGGCATCGTGGATGAGTTTTCTTCTGCTGCTTACCAGGCCAAACCAACGAAACCCAAGCGCCACATTCCTCAG ACCTCTGAGAGGACTTTGGATGCTCCGGATATTGTGGATGATTATTACTTAAATCTATTAGATTGGGGCAGCAGCAATGTTCTTTCTATAGCTTTGGGTAGTACTGTTTACCTGTGGGATGCATCTGATGGCAGCACTTCCGAACTG GTCAcaattgatgatgaaaatg GTCCTGTTACAAGTGTTAAATGGGCTCCAGATGGGAGGCATGTTGCTATTGGCTTGAACAACTCGGACGTGCAGCTTTGGGATACCACATCTAACCGATTG TTGAGAACTTTGAGAGGTGGCCACCAATCACGAGTCGGTGCCCTTGACTGGAACAACCATATACTGACTACAGGTGGAATGGATGGTCTGGTTAACAACAATGATGTCCGAGTGAGAGCACCAATCGTAGAAACATATAGAGGGCATCATCAAGAAGTCTGTGGCCTAAAATGGTCTGCCTCAGGCCAGCAGTTGGCTAGTGGAGGAAATGATAATCTCCTCCACATATGGGACAGATCAACAGCTACTTCCAACTCCTCGACGAAGTGGCTTCACAGGCTCGAGGATCACACAGCTGCTGTTAAGGCCCTTGCTTGGTGTCCATTTCAGGGTAACTTGCTGGCCTCTGGTGGAGGTGGAGGCGATAGGTGCATAAAGTTCTGGAATTCCCATACTGGTGCTTGTGTGAACTCAGTTGATACAGGGTCACAGGTGTGTGCACTGCTTTGGAGCAAGAATGAGCGTGAGTTGCTAAGCTCTCATGGGTTTACTCAGAATCAACTTACTCTCTGGAAATACCCATCTATGGTTAAGATGGCAGAGCTTACTGGACATACATCCCGCGTTCTTTTCATGGCTCAG AGTCCAGATGGTTGCACAGTGGCTTCTGCAGCAGGAGATGAAACACTCAGATTTTGGAATGTTTTTGGAACCCCTGAAGTAGCAAAACAGGCTCCAAAGTCAAATCCTGAGCCATTTGCTCACATCAACCGAATTCGCTGA